The Microlunatus antarcticus DNA segment ACGTAGTCGGCCGGCAGGGTGGCGACGACCGTGACCACGTCCTGCACCAGGCCGAGGTCGCCGAGGGCGCAGCTCACGTCGCGACCCTCGACCTCGCAGGCGGTCCCGTCCGACCGGGTCGCCGACACGACGTCGAGCGGGGCGGGCACGGCGTCGGTCACCCGGACGTCGCGAGCGGTCGACGGACCCGCGCTGCCGACCAGCAGGTGGTAGGTCGCCCGGTTCCCCGGCACCAGCGCACCTGGCGTGGCGGTCTTGTCCACCCGCAGCGCGGCCTGCTGCACCACCTCGACGTCCACCGACGACCGGTCGTCGGACGCGTCGGGGTCCGGGGTCGACCCGGTCACGGCCGCCTCGGTGCGCACCGTACGGGCGGGAGCGTTTGCCGGGAACAGCACGACGACGCGCGCGGTCGCGTCCTCCCCGCGCTCGAGCGGCCCGACGGGGCAGGTCAACGTCCGCCCGTCGAGCACGCAGCCACCGGCGTCCAGGACCTCGGTGCCCGCGGGCAGCTCGTCGGTCAGGACGACGTCCGCCGCGCGTGAGGGGCCCGCGTTCACCGCGGCGAGGGTGTAGGTCGTGGCCTGGCCCGCGACCACCGTGCGCGGCTCGGCCGCCGCGGTCACCCCGAGGTCGGCCACCTGACGGACGTCGCTCGTGACGCTGTCCTGGTCGTTGGCCGCGACGCGGTCGTCGGTGGTGGAGGTCACCTCGGCCGTGCTCGTGACCGGTCCGGTGGCACTCTCGGGGACCAGCACCGACACCTGGACCCGGGCGGTGGTGCCGGCCGGGACGGTACCGAGGTCGCACGTCACGACCTGGCCCGCGACCGTGCACGCACCCGGCCCCTGCACGCCCTCGACCTCGAGGCCGGCGGGCAGCTCCTGGCGCAGCTGGACGCCCGCCGCGGTCGAGGGACCGTGGTTCTCCACGTCGACCCGGTACGTCGCGGCGGCGCCGGCCACGAGCGAGGCGGGGTCGACGCCCGCGGTGACGTCGAGGTCGGCCGTGCCGGAGACCGCGGTCGCGGCGGAGGCGGTGTTGTCCCCCGGCTCGGGGTCGGACGCGCTCGACGACACGAGGGCCTGCAGCGTCAGCGAGGCCTGGTCGGGAGCGTCCCCGCGAACCGTCGCGGAGATCTCGACGGCCGCGTCCTCGTCGGGGTCGAGGGCGCCGAGGTCGCAGACCAGGCTGGTCTGGGTCAGGGTGCAGCCGCTCGGCACGGTGACGTCCACCGCCTCGGGCGGGAGGGCGACCCTGACCAGCGAGTCCGAGGCCCTCGAGGGGCCGGCGGCCCGGACGGCGAGCGTCCAGGTGGACCGGTCGCCGGCGGTGACGCGGGCGGGACCCGTGACCCCCAGCGTCAGGTCGGAGACGGCGGTGACGGCGCTGCTCGTCGACGCCGTGTCGTTGGACGCGGTCGGGTCGGGGGTCGACGCGGTGACGCTCGGGCTGTCGACGAGGACCGTCGCGGTGGCCGCCCGGTCCAGCAGCGCCCGGAACCGGACGACGCGCGTGCTGTCCGGCCCGAGCTTGTCGAGGTCGCAGCGCAGCCGTGCACCGTCGACCGTGCAGCGGACGTCCTCGGGGGCGTCCACCTGCAGGTCGCCCAGACCCTCGGGCAACGTGTCGGTCAGCTCGAGGTCCTCGGCGGTCGACGGGCCGTCGTTGCCGATGGTCAGGTCCCAGGTGCCCCGGGTCCCGGCGACGAGGGTCGACGGACCGGAGGTGGTGACCGACACGTCCGCGGAACGTTGGGTGCCGAGCTCGGTCCGCGCCTCGAGGTCGTCGCTGTCGGGGTCGTCGGTGTCGCTCCGCAGCCGGGCGACGTTGACCACCGTGCCGAGCCCGTCGACGTCCGGGACCGCCAAGGTGACGCGGGTCTCGACCGTGGCGCCGGCGGGCACGGTCCCGAGGTCGCACGTGACGTCCTGGCCGGCCCGTTCGCACGTCGCGCCGCCCGCGGTGCCGAGGAACTTGAACCGGTCCGGGATCACCTCGGTGAGCACCACCCCCCGGGCGTCGGAGGGCCCGTCGTTGCGGGTGGTCAGGGTGAACGTCAGCTCGTCACCGACGCGGGCCGGCACCGGGTCGGCCGTCGCCGTGAGCGACAGGTCGGCGAGCGTGGCGACGGGCACCTTGAGGCGGTCGCTGTCGTTACCCCGGTCGGGGTCCTCGGTCTCGCTCTGGACACGGACGAGGTTGACGAAGCCGCCGTCGGCCCCGGCGGCGACGGTCCCGGAGAGCAGCACCGACACCGAGGCGCCGGGCGCCAGGTCGCCGACGGCGCAGGAGAAGAGCCCGTCGTCGGCAGCGCAGCCCCCGACCTCGGACGTCGCGGCGGGGTCGAGCAACCGTTCGTCGAGCTCGTCGACGAGGGAGACGTACGTGGCCACGGAGGGTCCGCGGTTGGTGACGGTCAGGCGGTAGCGCACCGGCTGACCCGCCACGACGGGACCGCTCAGGAGCTCCTGGGACGCCTGGAGGTCGGCCTGCGGCGGTGCGGGCGCGACCAGGACGTTCGCGCTGTTGTTCGCCGTGTCGGGGTCGAAGGTGGTCGTCTGGACCGAGGCGGTGGACCGCAACGGGTCGACGCCGGTCCAGGCCGGGTCGAGGCGCGCGCTGACGCTGACCTTGAACGGCTCCCCGGCGTCCGTCGTGCCGAGGGCGCAGGACAGGTCGGCGCCCGAGACGTCGCACGTCCCCCGGCTGCTGCCGACGTCGCCCACCACGGTGAAGCCGGGCGGGAGGGTGGCGGCGAGCGTGGTGGCCCGCGCCCGCGACGGTCCTGCGTTCGCCATCTGGAACAGGAACGTCACGACGTCGCCGGGACGGGCGCTCGTCGGGTCGATCGAGGCGACGAGGGACACGTCGGCCGCGCGGCGCTGCGCCGTGGTGACCGAGGACGTGTTGTTCGTCGGGTCGGGGTCGGAGGTGCTGCTGGTGACCGTTGCGGTGCCGGGGAGCGAGGTGGCGTCGGAGTCGGGGTCGGTCGTCGCCCGCCCCACGAACGTGTCCCCGACACCGGCGGGGACGTCGGGCAGGGTGCAGGTGAGCGTCCGGCCGGCCTGCACGCAGGTGGGGCCGGCGGGGTCGGCGCCACTGGCGTCGTAGGTGGCGCCCTCGGGCAGCGTGGCGGTCACGACGACCCCCGTCGCCGTGGACGGGCCGGCGTTGGAGACACCGAGACGCCACGTCAGGTCCTGGCCGCCGCTGACCGCGTCCGGACCCGTCAGGGTCAGCGCGAGGTCGGCCAGGGTGGCGACGGCGGTGCTCACCGTGTTCGTCCGGTAGGTGTACGCCTTGGCCAGGGTCTTGGCCGTGTACGCCACGCTCGAGGTGACGTCGAGGTTCGTCCCGGCGGCGGCGGGCTGGACGACCGCCCGGAACCGCACGGTGCTCGTGCCGTTCGAGGCGAGCGTGCCGCCCTCTCGGGCACTCGCGCCGGTGCCGAGCCGGAAACGCACGGCACTGGCCGAGACCTCGGCCCGGTCGTCCCCGGCCACGTCGGTCTGCGCACCGGCGCCGGGACCGTCGGTGACGGCGAGGCTGCCCGGGACGTACGTCGTCCCCGCCGGCAGCGGCACGTCGAGCACCGTCCCGGTCGCCGGGTCCTGGCCGGTGTTGGACAGGGCGACCGTGTACTCCAGCGTGTCGCCGACCTGCGCGGGGTCGTGCGAGGAGAGGTCGACCACGGACGTCGTCCCGCGCACGTTCGGCGCGTAGAGGTCGACCTGCGTGGTGAGGGCCGCGGGGAAGTAGACGTCGCCGTTCGTGCCGAAGACCAGGTCCGCCGAGCGGGCGCCGTTGGGCAGGACGTTCGGCGCGTCGACGACCTTCGCGTCGAGGGCCATGTTGTTGACGTTCGCCGGCGTCCGGTCCGTGAGGTTGGCACCGCCGGTGGTGACCCGGCTGTCGAAGAAGTTCGACGACGGGCTCTGGGCGTCGGCGACCCGGGTGCCGTTCACCGTGAGGTAGTCCCCGGTGAGCTGCTGGTCGCCCTCGTAGACGACCGAGCCGATGCGGGCGTTGACCGTGCCCGCGGCCGGGGTCAGGAATCCCGAGATGGACGCGCTGATGGTGTCGGTTTTCCCGACCGCGGCGTAGCCGCCGAAGACGGTGAGGTCGCGCAACGGCAGCGCAGGGTTGCTGTAGGCGACCACGACGGACCACCCGGCGTACTGGTCGGCGCTGTTGACGGAGCTCGTGATGTCGGCGGCGGTGTAGGGCCCGCCGCCGGCACGCTGCACGAGACCGGTGATGTCGGCGTACGCCGAGTAGTTGCTGGCCTGCACGTCCAGGCCCCGCGACGCGGTGACGGAGGAGTAGGTCGAGGCACCCGGGGCCTTGAGCTTGATCGTGGAGTTGGCGGCCGCCGTCCCCGCCGCGGTCGAGGCCGTCGCGCCCCAGAAGAGACCGGCGTAGAGCACGGTCGACCCGTCCGGGACCCGGACCGTCGCCGCCGAGGAGGACTTGGTCGCCGGGTCGCCGTCGGTGTCGACGAGCCGCATCGTGAAGTTGTTGTTGCCGGAGTCGACGGTGCCGGCGAGCGCGCCCGGGCAGTCGCGGGACACCTTGTCGCACGTCAGCAGCGCGTTGCCGGTGATCGCGATCTCGCCGTTCGTCTGCGTGCTGAAGTACGGCGTGAACGCCCGGACCACGGCCGCGTCGGCGGCGGGCGTCGGGACGACCAGCACCGCACCGACGAGGGCGAGGGCAGCGGCGACCAGGAGGGCGACGGCACGGCCGGCCCGGAGCCCGTGCGACACGGGACGGCGGGTGTGCGGGCGTGCGGGAGCGACGGTGGAGATGAGGAACCTCGGATTCGGGGGGATCCGGGACGAGGCCGCGTCGGGGGTGCGCGACGCCGAAAACCTAACAGACACTCAGAAAGCTGTCAGGGTGTTCTTCTACTCGGGCACGCCCGAAACGCCGGTCAGCCGAACAGGGCCCCGACGGCCGAGCCGATGGCGAAGGTCGCGACGAGAGCCACCGCACCCCCGACCACCAGCCGGAGGATCGGGCGCAGGCGGGGCGTGTCGTTGACCCGGGAGCTGAGCCAGCCGGTCAGGGCGAGCGCGAGCAGCACCGCGGCGAAGGTGAGCGGCACCCGGAGCGACGCGGGCAGCAGGACGATCGCGAGGAACGGGACCAGCCCGCCCACGAGGAACGAGACGGCCGACGCGAACGCGGCGTGACCGGCACTGACCACGTCGTCCTCGCTGAGGTTGAGCTCGGCGGCGAGGTGCGCGCCGAGCGCGTCGTGCTCCGTCAGCTCGACCGCGACCTGGCGGGCCGTCGCGGACGTGAGCCCGCGGGCCTCGTAGAGCCCGGCCAGCTCCTCGAGCTCGGCCTCGGGCTCGGTCGCGAGCTCGAGCCGCTCCTTGGCGATCAGCGTGTTCTGCGCGTCGCGCTGGCTGCTCACCGAGACGTACTCACCGAGCGCCATCGACAGGGCGCCGCCGACCAGCGCGGCGAGGCCGGCGGTCTCCAGCGCGCGGGTGCCCCCGCTCGCGCCGGCGACGCCGATGACGACGGCCGCGACCGAGACGATGCCGTCGTTGGCGCCGAGCACACCGGCGCGCAGCCAGTTCAGCTGCTGGGCGAGCCCGCCGGCGTGCGGCTCGTCCGGGTGGGCGCCCGGCTCGAGGTCGGTCTGCGGCTGGTCGTGCGACATGGTCACTCCGGGTTGGGGTCGGTCGAGCGGGAGGTACGGCCGCCGGGTGCGGCGGGAACGGTCAGGCGCAGGAGCGCGCCGACCCGGGGCGTCGGTCGGTTCTCCGCGGTCACCGTCCCGCCGTGACGGGTGGCGATCTCGCTGACCAGGGCCAGGCCGAGACCGAAGTGTCGTCGACCTCCGGTCTCGGCGGTGGGGCGCCGGTCGCTGGAGAAGCGGTCGAACATCCGCGGGAGCGTCTCCGCCGGGATGCCGGGGCCGTCGTCGACGACCTCGACGACGACCGAGCGGCCCGTCCGCGCGAGGCGGACGTCGACCGCACCGGCGGCGTGGTCGACCGCGTTGTCGACGAGCGCGGCGACGGCGCGCGCCAGCGCGGTCTCGGCCCCGTGCACCGTCATCGGGCCGGCGGTGCCGACCTCGACGTGGAGCGTCACGCCGGCCTCCTGCGCCGCGGCCTGGGCCGACGCCACGACGGAGCGCGCCACCGCGGCGAGGTCGACGGGCGTCTGCGGCACCGGCGTACGGTCGTCCGCCTCGGTCAGCAGGTCCTCGAGGACCGCCACGAGGGCCGCGGTGTCGGCGACGATGCCGGAGGCGTCACGTTCCACGAGCTGGTCGCGCTGCTCCGCCGGCGTCGTGGTGTCCCGCACCCGCCGCGCCAGCAGCTGGCTGCGCGTGCTCAGCAGGGTCAGCGGTGTCCGCAGCTCGTGGCCGGCGTCGGCGACGAACCGGCGCTGCTGCTCGAGCGCCCGGGCCATCGGCCGGACGGCCCGACGGGCCAGGAACGCGGCCGCCAGGGCGGAGAGGACGAGTCCCGCGCCACCGGCCAGGCCCAGCGCACCCACGATGCGCTCGCGCTCCTGGTGCTGCTCGAACGTGCTGGCCATGACCTGCACGGTGTCGTCGCCGCGCTGCACGGTCAGGATCTCGAAGCCGCCGGTGGCCAGGTGCAGGGTGCGCCGGTCCTGGGCGTGCGTCGTGGCGACGGTCCGCATCACGTCGAGGTCGGGCAGCCCGGGCGGCACGTCGGTGGAGGTCCGGAGCCCGCGGGAGTCGAGCACCGCGTACTGGATGCCGCCGCGGGGCTCGTTGAGGTCGTGGTCGTGGTCGTGGTCTGGGTCACGGCCCATCCCCGCGGTGGCGACGGCGTCGCTGAGCGTGCTTGTCAGCTGCGCGTCCTGGCTGCGGACGACCAGCCCGTAGAGGACGGCGCCGACCACGACGAGGCAGGCCATCAGCAGCCCGGCCGTCTGGAGCCCGATCCGCCTGGCCGTACGCCGCAGGTCGGCGTCCGACCCGAGCGCGCGGCGGCTCACGCGGTTTCCGTGCCGAGCTGGTAGCCGAGCCCGCGGACCGTGCGGACCGTGTCGCGGCCGAGCTTGCGCCGCAGGTAGTGCACGTACGTGTCGACGACGCCGTCGTCCTCCGCGTCCGGGAACACCTCGGCCATGAGCTCGTCCCGGCTGAAGACCCGGCTGGGCCGACGCGCCAGGACCGCGAGGAGCGCGCACTCCCGCTCCGAGACGTAACGGGCCTCGCCGGCGGCGTCCACCACGGTCCGGGCGGAGACCACCAGCCGCCCGCCCGGCACGGTAAGGGTGTCGGCCACGTCGCCGTGGCGGCGCAGCAGCGCCCGGATCCGCGCGAGCAGCTCGTCGATGTCGAACGGCTTGGACAGGTAGTCCTCCGCCCCCGCGTCCAGCCCGTCGACCCGGTCCCGGGCCAGACCCAGCGCCGACAGCACCAGCACCGGGACCGCGACCCCGCGGGCGCGCAGCCGACCGAGCAGGTCCAGCCCCTCGATCGCCGGCAGGCCCCGGTCGAGGACCATCACGTCGTACGAGCGGGTCAGGCCCAGGTGCAGCCCGGCCTGCCCGTCACGGGCGAGGTCGACGACGTAGCCCGCGGAGCCGAGGATCTCCTCGAGCATGGCGGCCAGCGACCGGTCGTCCTCGACGAGCAGCAGCCGCCGCGCGTCCGGCGCCCCGGCCGGCTCGCGTCCGGTCACCGCCTCGTCGTCCACCCGCACAGGATGCCCTGGGTCACGCGTTCGGCGACCAGGCTGCCGCGGCGCCGCTGTGCCCGATCAGGACCACCTCGACCAGCGCCCCGACGGCGGCGGCCGTCGCGACCACCGCACCGGCGACGGCCAGCCAGCGCGGGAGGGACCACATCCGGGGCCGCGTCGCCGCGAGCTGCGGCCACAGGACCAGGAGCGCGCCCACCAGCAGCGCGATCACCCAGGGGAGGAGTCCGTCGGCGAGGTGGGAGTGCTTCTCGATCAGGTCCGAGTGGGGCAGCGTGTGCTCGAGGGACTCCCCCGACGACGTCGTGATCGGGACGAGGACCACCGCCAGGGCGGCGGCTGCGGCCGGTCCCCACGACGCCCACCGGCGGAACCGGGGCCAGAACGTCGCGAGCAGCACGGCGAACGCGGCGGTCGGCACCACCACGACGGTGGCGTGCACGATCAGCGGGTGGAGGGGGAGGCCGAAGACGGTCACGGTTGGAGCTCCTTCTTGATGGGCTCCGCACAGGATCGGCACAGTTGATCAGAGGTTTCTTAGAGGACCGTCTGACTTCTCCGGAGGTCCCCGCGGACTCACCTGCGGCTAAGAAACGCCTGGTGCAGTTCTCCTCGTCAGGATGTCGACGAGAGGTAGGCAGCACCATGCAGGACGACCGGAGAGGCCCCAGTGGATCGCGCTGGGAACCGGTGGTACCGACGACCGTGCGCACGGCACCGCCGGCGACCGCACGGACGGGCGGCCCCGAGCCGCGTCGTCGCTCCCGTCGGCCGTTGGTCGCGGTGCTCCTCGCCGTGCTCGGCGCCGGGGCCGTGACGACCGGTGCGGCGTACGCGCAGGGTGGCGCCCCCGCAGCGCCGGCCCCGACCGGGTCGACCTCGCAGGTCTCCGGGCCCGAGGGCGGGCCGCACGGGCACGACCACCACGGACCGCGGCCATGACCGCTCTCCTCAGCCGCTCCGCCGCCGACGAGGGGGTTCCCACGCGGGTCCGCCTCGACGCCGACGCCGCGCTGGACCGGGCGGTCCGCACCACCGGAGGTCTCCTGCTGTGGGCAGGCCTGCTGCTCGTCACCTACTGGTGGGTCGCGGACGGTGGCGTCACCGACCTCACCACCGGGTGGGCGACCGGGCTGACCTCGGTCGGGCGCCTCACCGGGCTGTGGTCGGCCGACCTGCTGCTGGTCCAGGTGCTGCTCATGTCCCGGCTGCCGCCCCTCGAGAACGCCTTCGGTCGTGACCGGCTCAACCGCATCCACCGCGTGGTCGGGTTCCTGTCCTTCGACCTGATGTGCGCGCACGTCCTCACGATCATCGGTGGCTACGCGGGCGCCTCCTGGTCACAGGTCCCGGCCACGACCTGGGAGCTCGTCACCACGTACGCGGGGGTGCTGCTCTCGGTCGCCGGCACGGTCTGCCTCGTGATGGTCGTCGTGACCAGCGTGAAGAAGGCCCGCCGCCGTCTGCGCTACGAGTCCTGGCACCTGCTGCACCTCTACGCCTACCTCGGCGTCGGGCTCGCGCTGCCGCACCAGCTGTGGACGGGGCAGGAGTTCCTGCTCTCGACCGGCCGGACCCTCTACTGGTGGGGCCTGTGGATCGCGGCGGCCGGAGCCGTCCTCGTCTGGCGAGTGCTGCTCCCGCTCGTCAGGAGCCTGCGGCACGGGCTCCGGGTCACCTCGGTCGTGCAGGAGTCCTCCGACGTGGTGTCGGTCTACCTGACCGGCCGCCACCTGGACCGCCTTCCGCAGCGCGCCGGGCAGTTCCTCAACGTGCGCTTTCTCGACGGGCCCGGCTGGACCCGCTCCAACCCGTTCTCGCTCTCCGCCGCGCCCGACGGCCGCAGCCTGCGGATCACCGCGAAGGCGCTCGGTGACGGGAGCGGCCGGCTGTCGCGGCTGCGCCCCGGCACCCGGGTCCTGTTCGAGGGCCCGTACGGGCGGCTCAGCAGCCGGGCCCGGACCCGGCACCGCCTGCTGCTCGTCGGGGCGGGCGTCGGGATCACCCCGATCCGATCGCTGGCCGAGGGCCTGGACTACGCCCCCGGCGACGCGGTGCTGCTGCAGCGCTGCACGGACGAACCGCTGTTCGTGTCCGAGCTCGACGTGCTGGCCCGGGAGCGGGGTCTCCAGACGCTCGCCCTGCCCGGGCGTCGCACCAGCGCACGGTCCGTCTTCGGGCCCCTCGCCGGGCCCGACGAGCTCGCGGCCCTGCGCCAGTGGGTCCCCGACGTCGCCGAGCGCAACGTCTTCCTCTGCGGACCGACCGCCTGGACCGACGGGGTCGAACGACTCCTCGCCGAGGCAGGCGTCCCCGCCGACCATGTCCACACCGAGAGCTTTGGATGGTGATCTTGTGCGTCGCATCGTGATCTGGCTCGCCTCGACCGTGACGGTCGTCGTGCTCCTGTTCGGCTACCACACCTCGACCAACTCGGCCGCGACCGCGGCGAGCCCCTCCTCGTCCGGCGCCCCCGCCGCGCCGTCGACCACGACGACGCCCCAGGCGTCCGACCCGCCCACCCCCTCGTCGTCGTCTTCGTCTTCGTCCGCGCCGTCCTCATCCTCGCCGTCCTCGTCGTCGTCGGGCACGAAGAGCTACACCGGGGACGTGACCCAGACACGCTGGGGTCCCGTCCAGGTCAAGATCACCGTGACCGACGGCACGATCACGAAGGTCACGGTGGTGCAGTCCCCGAGCGGCAACGGTCGCGACCTCGAGATCAACAGCCGGGCCCTGCCGGTGCTGACCCAGGAGACGATCGACGCGCAGAGCGCGAAGATCGACATGGTCAGCGGCGCCACCGTCACCAGCGACGGCTACGTGGGGTCACTGCAGTCCGCCCTCGACCAGGCCGGGATCTGAAGGTGACCACCGCTCCCTCGGTCGCCGCGCCCGACGTCCACCGCTACGTCGAGCACGTGATGGGGATGCCGATCAGCCTCGCGCTGCGCGGACGCCACGCGGCCACACCGGCGGGGCGGTCGGCCTGGACCGCCGTCATGGCCGAGCTCGCCGAGGTGGACCGGGTCTTCAGCACCTACCGGTCGGACTCGTTGATCAGCCGCCTCGCCCGGGGAGAGCTCGACCTCGGTCAGTGCCCGCCCGAGGTCGCCGAGGTCCTCGAGCTCGGCGCCCGGGCGGCCGCGGAGTCGGGCGGCGCCTTCTCCGTCCGGCTCCCGGCAGCAGGAGGCTCACGCCGGCTCGACCCGAGCGGGGTGGTCAAGGGCTGGGCGGCGGAACGGGCCGCCCGGCACCTCGCGCGCCTCGCCGAGACCGACTTCTGTCTCTCCGCCGGGGGTGACATCACCTGCCGCGCCTCGTCGGCGTCCGAGCCGTGGCGGATCGGGATCGAGGACCCGCACGACCCGGGCCGCGTCCTCGCGGTGGTCCCGCTGCGGACCGGGGCGGTGGCCACCTCCGGCACCGCACACCGCGGCGCCCACCTCGTGGACGCCCGGACGGGGCTGCCGCCGCGAGACGTCGCGTCGGTCACGGTGATCGGACCGTCGTTGACCTGGGCCGACATCGACGCGACGGCCGCGTACGCGCAGGGCGACGGCGCGGCCGCGTGGCTGCGCACCCGACCGATCGACAGCGCCCTCGTCGTCGCTCCCGACGGGGCGGTCACGACGGTCGTCCCGACGCGGTGACGTCGACCCGACGAGGTCAGGTCTGCGTCAGACCTTCGGCGCCGCGTCCTTCGACGCCTCGGGGTCGGTGACGCCGGGCTGGGGCTGCGACCGGGTGACGTCGATGCGCCGGAACTGCTTGCGCAGGCTGAAGAACAGCAGCACCATCACGGCGGCCAGACCGATCGTGATGAGCAGCGGGATCCAGCCCGGCTTCACGATGTTGGGGTCGAGGTCGAGCAGCGTGAGCACGAGGGCACCTTCTCCGGGGACGACTACACCTCGAGCGTACGCGGGGGTGATGGGAACCTTCTGTCCTCGCTCCGCTCGGACGCGATCGCGCTCCTCGTCCGACGCGTTCGTCGTCACAGGTGAAGACGAAGAAGCGTGTCTTCACCTGTTCCTCCTCACCGCGTCGGCGCGCGATCGGCGACGCCGGTGAACAGGTCGTCCTCGGGCAGGTGGGTCTCCACCGTCGTCCGGGCGAGCTCGAAGTCCTCGGTCGGCCACACCTCGAGCTGCAGGTCCATCGGGATCTGGAACCAGGAGCCCTCCGGGTCGATCTGCGTCGCGTGCGCGAGCAGGGCGCGGTCGCGGACCTCGAAGTAGTCCCCGCACGGCACCCGCGTGGTGACCCGGTCCTGCATCGCCGGGTCCGGCGGCCACCGGCGCAGGCGCTCCGCGTACGGGGACTCCAGCCCGCGCGCGGTCATGGCGGCGTCGAGCGCCTCCGTCTTGGCGAGGTGGAAGGCGAAGGAGTAGTAGAGCTTCGGCGTCTGCCAGACCGGGCCGAGCTCGGGGTGCCAGTCCGGGTCGGCGGCGTGGTCGTAGGCGGCCACGCTGATCCGGTGGCACATGACGTGGTCGGGGTGCGGGTAGCCGCCGCGCTCGTCGTACGTCGTCATGACGTGCGGGCGGAGACGGCGGATGACCTGCACCAGCGGGATCGACGCCTCGTCGACGTCGAGGGTGGCGAAGCTGCCCGGCGGCAGCGGCGGCAGCGGGTCGCCCTCGGGGAGCCCGGAGTCGACGAAGCCGAGCCAGACCTGCTCGATGCCGAGGATGTGGCGGGCCGCGTCCATCTCCTGGCGCCGGATCTCGGCGATGTTCGCGAGCACGTCGGGGCGGTCCATGTTCGGGTTGAGGATCGAGCCGCGCTCCCCGCCGGTGCAGGTCGCGACCATCACCTCCACGCCCTCCGCCACGTAGCGCGCCGTCGTGGCCGCGCCCTTGCTGGACTCGTCGTCGGGGTGGGCGTGCACGTGGAGCAGCCGCAGCCGCTCACCACGGGCGTCGACACGCAGGGGGGCCTCGTTCACATCCGGCATCGTCCCACGCACGCCGAAGCCGTCTCGGCCCGCGAGCCCTTCGGGGACCGAGGATGATGGGGGCGTGACCGAGCCGACGACCGTGGACGCCGCGGCCGCGGAACGTCTCGCCCGCCGCTATCCCCCGCCGCTGGTCAAGCGCCGGACGAAGATCCTCATCACGGCCGTGGCCACGCTCGTGGCCCTCGGCTGGCTCGTGTGGGCCGCGCTGCTGCACGCCGAGCCGGCCGTCGCCGGGCAGGTCGCCAGCTATCAGGTCGTGTCCGACACCGCGATCGACGTCGTCATCACCGTCCAGCGCTCCGACCCGTCGCGGCCCGCCACGTGCCGGCTGCTCGCCCAGTCCACCGACTTCCAGCCGGTGGCCGAGCGGGACGTCCCCATCGAGGCGGGCACGGTCAAGGTCGTCGACACCCGGGTCACCCTCACGACGCTGCGCCGCGCGACCTCGGCGACCGTCCGGAGCTGCACCTCCCGGTGAGGTGACCGTGAGGGGCGGCGCGTGAGGGGGTGGGGGCCGGGCCCGCACGTTGCTATCGTGACCGGATGTCCGAGGCCACCACACAGACCATCTGGCTGACGCAGGATGCCTACGACAAGCTGCAGCACGAGCTCGAGCAGCTGTCAGGTCCCGGCCGCGCCGACGTCACCGCCAAGATCGCCGCCGCACGCGACGAGGGTGACCTCCGCGAGAACGGCGGCTACCACGCG contains these protein-coding regions:
- a CDS encoding DUF4307 domain-containing protein, with translation MTEPTTVDAAAAERLARRYPPPLVKRRTKILITAVATLVALGWLVWAALLHAEPAVAGQVASYQVVSDTAIDVVITVQRSDPSRPATCRLLAQSTDFQPVAERDVPIEAGTVKVVDTRVTLTTLRRATSATVRSCTSR